The following is a genomic window from Shewanella avicenniae.
GCATGGAAAGTATGTTTGTCTCCGGCTTTAAAGAATATGCCCGTTTAAGCAAAACCAGTCATCGTGTACCTGAAGCGATTATGGATGGCAGCTATCGTGCAATGCGCATTGCCTTGTCGAAAGAGCTTGAAAAGATGGAAACCCATCTGCCGCTGCTGGCCACCATTGGTTCTACCAGCCCCTACATCGGCTTGTTCGGCACTGTGTGGGGGATCATGAATGCCTTTATTGCATTGGGTGCTGTGCAAAACGCGACATTGGCGATGGTGGCACCGGGTATTGCTGAAGCTTTGATTGCTACCGCAATGGGCTTGTTCGCGGCAATTCCGGCCGTTATTGCCTACAACCGTTTTTCAACCCAAGTGGAAAAATTGGAAGTAGCTTATGCCAACTTTATGGAAGAGTTCTCCAGTATTCTGCATCGTCAGGCGTATAGCGACAGGGCAGAAGTATGAACCAAGGATACCAGCGTAAGCGGCGCAGACCGGTCGCTGAAATCAACGTGGTTCCGTACATCGACGTAATGTTGGTGCTGTTGATCATCTTTATGGTGACTGCGCCGATTGTGTCGCAAGGTGTCAAAGTGGATTTGCCGCAAGCCTCAGCTGAACCCTTGTCGGCGGACAGTAAGCCGCCGATCATTGTGTCGATTGATGCTGATGGTGCCTACTTTGTTACCGATGGTGCCAGCCCTATTAAGGCCGAAGCCAGTGTTCAAAGTGCCACTGCACACGTATTAGCGATTCTCACTGATGAACCTGAGCGTCCAGTCGTCGTTAAAGGTGATCGCACTATCGCGTATGAAAAAGTTATTCAACTGATGGCCACGTTAAAAGCTGCAGGCTTACCATCGGTTGGCTTAATGACTGAATCACCGGAGGATAATTAAGTGTCCGGTAATCAGAATATGAAAACACCGTTGATTATTTCTGCCATGTTGCACTTAGGGGTGATTGGCGCATTGGCGTTGAATATCGATTTTTCTAAGCCCACGCCGTCGATGGTGATGAATGCCACTCTTGAACCGACGCCTGATGCTAAGCCAAAGCCAGAAGCGTTAAAGGCGGTCGCCGTTGATCAAGAGAAAGTGGATGATTACATCAAGAAAGTGCGGCAAGACCGTGCGGACGCCGCCCGTAAAGAGCGCGATCGCCAAGCTGAGTTAGACCGTAAGGCAGACGACGCCCGTAAGGCGCGTGAGCAAGAACAACAACGGATCCAGAAACTTGCGGAACAACGCAAGCAGCAAGAGCTAGAAACCCAAAAAGCCGCAGCCGCCGCAGAGGCCGCACGGCTAAAACAGCAGCAAGAGCAAGAAAAGGCTGCGAAAGCCGAAGCTGCGCGTAAGCAAAAAGAGCAGGAACAACAAGCAGCGGAAGACGCCGCCAAAAAAGCGGAAGCGAAACGCAAGGCTGAAGAGGCTGCAGCTAAAAAGGCTGAAGCCGAGCGTAAGGCGCGCGAAGAAGCTGAGCGTAAAGCCCGTGAAGAAGCTGACCGCAAGCGTAAAGCTGAAGAAGCAAAACGTCAGCAAGAGTTAGAAATGCAGCAAGCACTTGCTGCTGAGCAGGCACAATTGAGTGCCGCACGCTCACGGCAAGTGATGAGTGAAGTTGATAAATATAAGGCGATGATCACCTCGACCATTCAACGCAATTTGGTGGTGGACGATTCAATGCGCGGCAAAACCTGTAAGGTACAGGTGCGGTTAGCGCCTGATGGCTTCGTTACCAACTTGAGTATTTTGAGTGGTGATGCTCAGGTGTGTCGTGCGGCGCAAAGTGCAATTAACAAAGCGGGACGGCTACCGGTGTCACCACAGCCAGATGTTTATCAACAGATGAAAGAAATTAACCTGGAAGTAAGACCTGAGTTTAATTAAAGGAGTCACATGAAAGCGTTTGTTAAAGGTCTAATGTTACTCTGCGTGTTGATGGTCAAGCCCTCATTCGCAGCATTGGATATTGTGATTACAGAAGGTGTTGATGCTGCGCGTCCTATCGCCGTGGTGCCATTTGTCTGGCAAGGCAATGGCGTTGCGCCAACGTCGATCTCAGAAGTGGTTGCCAGTGATTTAACACGAAGTGGTACCTTTAAGCCGCTCGACGAGACTGGGCTAGGGCAGCGTGCCATCGGTCAATTGGCTGAATTTAATGCTGAATTGTGGCGCAACGTTGCGGCTGAAGCGGTGTTGATGGGCAGCATTAAGCCTTATGGTGCGAACCAATATTTGGTCAGCTTTGACCTGGTGGATCTGGTTAAGGCGCAGATGCAAGGTGCCGGACCTCAGTCAAAAAATGAGTATTTGCTGGATAGCCGCCAAACCGTGATCAGTGCCGAACAGTTTCGTCAGTATGGCCACCGCATCAGCGACATCGTTTACGAAAAACTCACCGGCGTGAAGGGCGCATTTTTGACACGTATCGCTTATGTGGTAGTCGATCGTCGTCAGACGAATGCCTATCAGCTGATGATCGCCGATTATGATGGTTATAACGAACAGATGTTGCTGCGCTCACCGGAACCGCTGATGTCGCCATCATGGTCACCAGACGGTCGTAAGTTGGCGTATGTGAGCTTCGAAAACAAAACGGCTGAAATCTATGTGCAGGATATCTACAGTCGCACTCGTATTAAAGTGACCAGTTATCCGGGCATTAACGGTTCTCCGAGCTTTTCACCCGACGGCACTAAGTTGGCGGTGACCTTATCAAAAGATGGTCAGCCTGAAATTTATGTCGTGGACATCGCGACCGGCGCACTTAAACGCGTGACCAATCATTACGCGATTGATACTGAGCCATCGTGGTTCCCTGATGGAAAGTCATTGCTGTTCACCTCTGAACGCGGTGGTCGTCCACAAATATATCAAGTTGAACTGGCGACTAATCGCGTTACCCGTTTGACCTTTGATGGTGAATGGAACTTAGGTGGCACCGTCACACCAGACGGTCGCAGCTTAATTTTCGTTAACCGCACCCAAAGCAAATTTAATATTGCGCGCATGGATCTCCAAACCCGCTTTATGCAGGTGTTGACATCTACCAAGCTGGATGAGTCTCCAAGCGTTGCTCCGAACGGTACGATGGTGATTTATGGTACTACCTATGGCAGCAAACAGGTGTTAGCCGCTGTTTCAGTCGATGGACGCTTTAAAGCTCGTTTACCGTCTGGCGAAGGCGATGTTAAGTCTCCCGCTTGGTCACCATTTTTATAACAACAAACGATTTAAACAAGGAACACATAATGGAATTCAATAAGATTGTAAAAGCACTGGTTGTTACCCTGCCGCTGATGACATTAGCCGCTTGTAGTTCAACCTCAGAAACCGATACTGCAGCGGGTGATGCAACAACAGGTGGTGCTGGTCAATACGGCAGTGGTGCCAATGGTGGGATTGAAATGGGTGGCGCAAACCCAGTGTTGTCTGCTGAAGAACAACAACGCCAGAAGTTTCAAGAACTGCGTCAAGACAGCATTATCTATTTTGACTTCGACCGCAGTGAGATCCGCGCCGATTACGCCAGTCTGTTAGAAGCACATGCTGATTACCTCAGCAGCCACCCAAGTGTACGAGTGTTGATTGAAGGTCACACCGATGAACGCGGTACTCCAGAATACAACATTGCCTTGGGCGAGCGCCGTGCCAAAGCGGTGGCTAAATATCTGCAAGGATTAGGCGTATTGCCAAGCCAGATGAGCATTGTGAGCTATGGTGAAGAAAAACCTGCCGATATGACACATTCTGCCGATGGTGAAGCGAAGAACCGCCGTGCCGTTTTAGTTTATTAAGGATAAGAGTCAATGAAAAAATCACTTATCGCCGTTGCATTGTTGCTGACTGGTGCTGCGCAAGCAGCACCTGCACCGGTAGAAGAAGTGGGGGGCGGCGGCAGTGCCGCCGACCGTATCGCCAGATTAGAGCGGATTATCAAAGCGCGTCAGCAATCTGAAGTCGATATGCAGCAACGTTTGGATGCTCTGCAACAGGAAGTGTTGGATTTACGTGGTTTAACTGAACAGCAAAACTACCAAATCCAGCAGATGTTGCAGCGTCAGCGCCAGTTATACGATGAAATTACTAAAGCGACGAGTTCACAACCCGCGCCAAGCGCTGCGGTGGCTCAGCCAAGTGTTACTGCGCCAGCAGCTACTGCCACTTCGTCGTTATCAGAGACTGATTCTTATCAGCAAGCGGTTGATCTGGTGCTGAAACAGCGCAAGTATGACGAAGCCATTCCAGCGTTTAAGAGTTTCATCAGCCAATATCCAAATTCAAATTTTGCCGACAACGCAAATTATTGGTTGGGACAACTGCTGTACAACCAAGGTGATACCGCTCAAGCGAAGTTGGCGTTTGAAAATGTTGTGACCAACTACAAAGAATCGGGCAAGCGCCCTGACTCTTTGGTGAAGTTGGCCATGATTGCTGAAAAATCAAACGACAAGAATGGCGCGCGTAATCTCTACAACCAAGTGTTAAGAGAATACGCCAACAGTGCTGCTGCGCGAATTGCGCAACAACAACTGGCTGCAATTAAGCCATGATTTAACAGCAATTAACCAAAAAAACTCCACCTCGACTGTTTTTCAGGCAAACAATAAAAAAAGCAGATTTTACGCTTGCATGAGAAACTGAAAACGGTATTATAGGCGCCCACAACGCGGGGCAGCTTAAATAGAAGTGAAAAACGCGTTGTACAGTTTGAAAATGGGTCGTTAGCTCAGTCGGTAGAGCAGTTGGCTTTTAACCAATTGGTCGAAGGTTCGAATCCTTCACGACCCACCATTTCAAACCCTATGTTGGGTCGTTAGCTCAGTCGGTAGAGCAGTTGGCTTTTAACCAATTGGTCGAAGGTTCGAATCCTTCACGACCCACCATTTTTGATTTGTCGGTTATCCCTTTGGGTCGTTAGCTCAGTCGGTAGAGCAGTTGGCTTTTAACCAATTGGTCGAAGGTTCGAATCCTTCACGACCCACCATCAAATCAAACCCCAACATGTATGGGTCGTTAGCTCAGTCGGTAGAGCAGTTGGCTTTTAACCAATTGGTCGAAGGTTCGAATCCTTCACGACCCACCATTACATGTTGCCCAATTAGACGGGTCGTTAGCTCAGTCGGTAGAGCAGTTGGCTTTTAACCAATTGGTCGAAGGTTCGAATCCTTCACGACCCACCATCTAATTCATGCCTATATCATGGGTCGTTAGCTCAGTCGGTAGAGCAGTTGGCTTTTAACCAATTGGTCGAAGGTTCGAATCCTTCACGACCCACCATGATGTGTTCTCCTCTGTTTCACAATTCCGTATCTAAACAAAAACCAGTAGTAGACCATCTGTCTGAGTTATTTCGCCCAATAAAAAAGCGCCCTCAGGCGCCTTTAACGGTTGTTGTCAGCTCAAATTACAGCATTTCTTTCTCACGAATAAAGGCTTCAAAGTCAGTGCAACCGCCAATTGGGGTTTTATCAACAAAGATTTGTGGCACAGTTTCAACTGGCTTACCTACACTTTTTGATAAATCCGCTTTGGTGATCCCTTCTTCATGAATATCAACGTAACGGAATTTAAAATCTTCGTGCTTATCTGCCAATTGCTCCGCTAACTGTTTTGCGCGAACACAGTATGGGCAGCCTGGACGACCAAAAATAACAACGTGCATGGTAACTCCTGAGTGAAAATTTGCTCCACAGTACAACAGCCGATGAATTGAGTACAGTGCCGATTCATCAAACTCGCCTTAGTCGCAAAAATTTGCACCAATTTGATAACGACCTTGATAGTCAAAAAATTTATCGACTAACTGCCAGCCCCGTTTCGGTTTTTTTTGCAATAACAGCAGGTCAGGTTGCCGAAAGCGCCTGGCATCGTCGATAACCGCAGCTGCAGTGGAATACTGCGGAAAAGGTAGGCCAGCACGACGGTCATGTGGCTTTAAAAAAGCAGCAAATAACGCGCGTCGTTGCGCTGCGGTTTGCAGTCTGAACGTTTCAGAAAACTGATTGCCATCAATATCGAAGTAATCAATCTGAAGCACGCCGCCAACGTCTTGCAGTTGCATGCTATCAACCCTAAACAGGTGGTGATGGCGGCTAGTCAACACCTCTTTTAAACGTTTGTCGGGATCGACCATCATCGAATTACAGCTGTGGCAATTGCGCGCCGCAATATCATTTTCGGCACCACAATCGGGGCAGATTTTGCCACGAAAGCGATAAGTACATTGGCTTCTCTCTGAGCCAACTAAGCCCTGACAGCGTCTGCCAAAGTGTTCAATGATATCGCCATCGGCATCTACCTTGCCCCAAAAACTGTTAGCAAAGCCGCATTCCGGGCAGGGCACTTGGACCGGTACTGCATTGCTGGCTGGCTTTGCTTGGGGGATCTCTGGCGCAAACAGATCAAAACCATTAGCGGCATAATCGATAATTAAGCAGTCGGGTTTATTCGGCGCTAAACGCAGGCCTCGCCCGGCCATTTGTTGGTATAGCCCTGCAGATGCGGTGGGGCGCAATATTGCGATTAAATCCACGTGCGGCGCATCAAATCCCGTGGTGAGTACCGCCACATTGACCATAAATTTAATCCGTTTAGCACGGAAATCGCTGATCGCTTGGTCGCGCTCAGTGGCAGGCGTGTCGGCGGTAATTAACGCAGCATTATGTTCAACGAGCAATGCCATGATCTCTGCTGCATGACGCACAGTGGCAGCAAAAATAATAACGCCTTGGCGATGCTCGCTGAGTTGAATCAATTGCTGAATAATCGCGGTGGTGGCACGCCCTTGATGGGCGATTAGCGCATCAACTTCACCTGGGGAATAGTCGCCATTTTCAGCAGGAGATAACTGCTCAAAATCATACTGTGCACTCAAGCCATCGAAGGTTTTTGGTGTGGTTAAATAGCCCTTTTTGACCAGATAACGCAGCGGCAATTCAAAGATGCAGTCATCAAATATCGCACTTTCACTGCCAACCTTGCCGTGGTAATGACGTTTATAGATATAACCGCTATCCAAACGGTAGGGCGTTGCCGTGAGACCCAGCACTTTCAGCTGTGGGTTATGCTGTTTAAGCGTGGTCAGCAACTGTTGGTATTGGGAGGTATCATCATCACTGACGCGATGACATTCATCGATGATCACTAACGAAAATCCGGCGTTAAATTGCGTTTGGTTGCGCGCAGCAGATTGAACGGACGCAATCACTGTTTTTCCATCGACGTGCTTTTGCTTCAGCCCCGCGGAGTAGATAGATAATTCGGTATCCATCAACGCCACTTTTTCGGCGTTTTGCTCAACCAATTCCTTCACGTGGGTCAGTACCAACACCTTGCCGCGTGCGACTCTGGCCAGCTCGGCAATAACGATACTTTTGCCAGCGCCAGTCGGCAACACAATGACTGCGCTCGAACTGTGGTGTCGAAAATGGCGCAACACCGAATCGACGGCTTGTTGTTGATAATCGCGAAGTTGGATTGCTGGCGTCTTGCTCATACACCTGTGGCTTTTGCTTAAATCTCGCCGCAGCATACCACAGCTAAGTTTTACGAGACGCCCGATTCAAAATTAGCTACGACTTTGGTTAAAAAAACTCCATGTTTTCATTTGTTAATCTCGATTGTGGCTGGCTAAATGGGGGGGACTGGCGTAAAATTTCCATCCTTTAAATATCATTCAGATACACTCAGCCCGCTGGGCTGGCATGCACTGGAAGGGAAGATGCAGCAGTTAACAGAGATCGTACAGCAGGCCCTCAACGCCATCGAAGGTGCCGCAGATCTAAAAGTATTAGACGAGATTCGAGTCGATTACCTTGGTAAAAAGGGCAAAATCACCGATCTGATGAAATTGATGGCAACGCTGAGTGCTGAAGAAAAACCAGCGTTTGGCCAAAAAGTCAACGAAGCGAAAAAGCAAGTTCAAGATTTTCTGAGTGCGCGCATTGATGCGCTGAAGGCGTCTGAATTAGAAGCCAAACTGAAAGCTGAACAGATTGATGTGGCGCTTCCCGGCCGCCGCTTAGAAAACGGTGGTTTGCATCCAGTGACTCGTACCATCGAACGCATTGAATCCTTCTTCGGTGAACTCGGTTTTAGTGTTAAACACGGCCCTGAAGTGGAAGATGGATATCACAACTTTGATGCATTGAATATTCCTGCGCATCACCCAGCACGTGCCGATCACGATACCTTTTACTTCAATCCAGAAGTTGTATTACGTACCCAAACGTCGGGCGTGCAGATCCGCACCATGGAAGTTGAAAAACCACCATTACGTATCATCTCTCCAGGCCGTGTATATCGTAACGACTACGACATGACGCACACCCCAATGTTCCACCAAGTGGAAGGGCTGTTGGTGGATGAAAACGTCAGCTTTGCGCAGTTAAAAGGCATTTTGCATGACTTCTTGCGCAACTTCTTCGAAGAAGATTTAGAGATCCGCTTCCGCCCATCTTATTTCCCATTCACCGAACCATCAGCTGAAGTGGATGTGAAAGGTAAGAACGGTTGGTTGGAAGTGCTGGGCTGTGGCATGGTGCACCCCAATGTGCTGCGTGGCGTCGGTATCGACCCTGAAAAATACTCCGGCTTTGCCTTTGGTATGGGCGTAGAGCGTTTGACCATGTTGCGTTACGGCGTAACTGACTTGCGTTCATTCTTTGAGAATGACCTACGTTTCCTCAAGCAATTCAAATAACGGAGCTAACTTACAATGAAATTCAGTGAATCATGGCTTCGTGAATGGGTAAACCCAGCGATTAGCCGCGAAGAATTGGCCCATCAAATCACTATGGCCGGTCTTGAAGTTGATGGCTTTGAAGCCGTAGCCGGAGATTTTACCGGTGTGGTTATCGGTGAAGTTGTTGAATGTGGTCAGCATCCTGATGCCGATAAACTGCGCGTGACCAAAGTTAACGTCGGTGGGGATGAACTGCTCGATATCGTCTGTGGCGCGCCAAACTGCCGTCAGGGCCTGAAAGTGTGCGTGGCCGTTGTCGGTGCCGTATTGCCTGGTGAATTCAAAATCAAGAAGGCAAAACTGCGTGGTCAGCCTTCAAACGGCATGTTGTGTTCTTATAGCGAACTGGGCATTGATATCGAAAGTGACGGCATTATTGAGCTGCCACTTGATGCGCCACTGGGCACCGATGTTCGCGAATACCTGCAACTTAACGACGCCGTAATCGATGTCGATTTAACCGCAAACCGCGCAGATTGCTTGGGCATGGTAGGTCTGGCGCGTGAAGTCGGCGTACTGAACCGTGCGACTGTGACAGCGCCAACTTGGGAGGCTGTTGCACCTTCACATCAAGAAACCTTTGCGGTTGATGTGCAAGCGCCACAAGGTTGCCCTCGTTATTTGAGTCGCGTGATCAACAGCGTTGATGTGAGCGCAGCTACGCCTGATTGGATGGTGGAAAAGTTACGTCGCAGTGGCATTCGCTCTATCGACCCTGTGGTTGATATCACCAATTATGTGCTGATCGAATTCGGTCAACCGATGCATGCATTTGATAAAGCCAACCTGAGTGGCAGCTTGCATGTACGTTTGGGTAACGGTGAAGAAAAGCTCACCCTGTTAGATGGTAACGAAGTTACTGTACCCGCAGATACACTGGTCGTTGCGGATGATAAAGGTTCACTGGCATTAGCTGGCATTTTTGGTGGTGAACACTCAGGTGTTAACGCTGAAACTAAAGATATCGTGCTGGAATGTGCTTTCTTCGCGCCACTCGCGATTATGGGCAAAGCACGTAAATTAGGGCTGCATACAGATTCAAGCCACCGTTTTGAACGTGGTGTTGACCCAGAGCAACAGCATAAGGTGATGGATCGCGCCTCACGGTTAGTGTTGGAGATCTGTGGCGGTGAAGCAGGGCCAGTGGTTGAAGTGAAAGCGGATGAATATCTGCCAACGGCCAATGAGATTACCCTGCGTCGCGTGAAACTCGACAAATTGCTCGGTCATCATGTGCCCGATAGCGATGTGGTCGAGATTCTTGAACGTCTAGGCTTTGCGGTGACTGTGATTGACGCTGGCTGGCAAGTCACTACCGCCACTTATCGTTTCGATATGGCGATTGAAGAAGACCTGATTGAAGAAATCGCGCGTATTTACGGCTATAACAACATTCCAAATACAGCACCAGTCGCCTCATTGAGTATGTCTGAACATCGCGAAAGCGATATCAAACTGACTAAAGTGCGTAGTTTGTTGGTTGCGCGTGGTTTCCAAGAAGCGGTGACCTACAGTTTTGTTGACCCGAAATTGCAAAATTTGGTGCATCCAGAGCAAGCTGCGATGGTGTTGCCAAACCCAATTTCTAGCGAAATGTCAGCAATGCGTCTGTCGCTGTTCACTGGTTTATTAACGTCAGTAGGTTACAACCAAGCCCGTCAGCAAAACCGCGTTCGCCTGTTTGAAACTGGTTTACGCTTTATCCCAGACAGTGCTGCGCCAATGGGTGTTCGTCAAGAACCGATGTTAGCCGCAGTGATTGCTGGGCCTCAAAGTGATGAACATTGGGCGCTTGAATCGAAAACGGTTGATTTTTTTGACCTTAAAGGTGATCTAGAAGCAATTATTGGCTTGACACTTTCCGATGCTGAATTTAGTTTTAAAGTAGCATCGCATTCGGCTCTTCATCCTGGGCAATGTGCTGAAATCACAAGAAATGATCAGGTGATTGGTTATATCGGTGCAGTGCATCCAGCACTAGAAAAGCCGTTTGGGCTAAATGGTAAAACTATCGTGTTTGAACTGTCGCTTGATGCGCTGTTACACGCCAGTTTGCCTGAGGCTAAACCAGTGTCTCGTTTCCCTGCAAACCGTCGTGATATCGCAGTCGTAGTAGACGAAGCAGTTCAAGCGGGTGATATTCTGTCAATGATAAAAAAAGTTGGCGGAAATCAGTTGGTTGGCTTAAACTTATTTGACGTATACCGAGGGCAGGGCGTCGTGGAAGGTAAAAAGAGCCTTGCCATCGCGCTCACGTTACAAGATAACGCTCGTACGCTTGAGGAAAAAGAGATTGCTGCCACCGTAGAAACAGTGGTTTCGGCACTCAAGACCGAGTTCAACGCATCGTTGAGGGATTAAAGTATGGCACTTACCAAGGCCGAAATGGCAGAGCATCTTTTTGAAACACTTGGCATAAATAAGCGTGTTGCCAAAGAGATTGTTGAAGCATTTTTCGAAGAAGTCCGCTTAGCGCTTGAGAACGGTGAACAAGTTAAGCTTTCCGGCTTCGGTAATTTCGACCTGCGTGATAAAAACCAGCGTCCAGGACGTAATCCAAAGACTGGTGAAGATATCCCAATCTCCGCTCGTCGCGTAGTTACGTTCCGTCCCGGTCAAAAACTTAAAAGCCGTGTAGAAGCTGCAAACTCGAAAGAATAAGGTTCTACAAGACGTTAGGTTTACATGAAAGCCACTGCTAGGTTACTGGCAGTGGTTTTCTTTTTTCTGCATGGCCATAAGCTAAGTTATTGATAGATTGCTGCGCGTATACAACGCAAAATATGGTGGAGTCAATTAACACTTTGGGATTGCTGGCGGAGTAAACGGATAGCGAAGGCGGCAGATAGCGTTAACAGAAAGGGAAGTTGACGAATTTCAGGCATAAAAAAACCGGCTTATGGCCGGTATTAATATTTCGCATTGGTTGCGGGAGCTGGATTTGAACCAACGACCTTCGGGTTATGAGCCCGACGAGCTACCATGCTGCTCCATCCCGCGACTGCGAATTTAGACTTCCTAAGAAAACTGGTTGCGGGAGCTGGATTTGAACCAACGACCTTCGGGTTATGAGCCCGACGAGCTACCATGCTGCTCCATCCCGCGACTGCGTTTTACTTAAGACTTATTGGTTGCGGGAGCTGGATTTGAACCAACGACCTTCGGGTTATGAGCCCGACGAGCTACCATGCTGCTCCATCCCGCGTCCGTCTAAGTGGTGCGCACTATAGCGATACCCTTTTGCGAATTCAACCTAAATTCTTAAAAGAGTGTTTAACTGCTCAATTTCACTGCAAATGTTACTCATGAGTTAACTGAACGCCCTCATCGCAGCGCGATACTGCTAAGTAAAACCCGCAAGTAGTTACCTTTTTATGCTGTAGGCAGGTTATAATGCGTGGCTATTACCACTTGTGATGAACTGTTTGATGTTGAATTGTTTTGCTGCTGCACCCAAAGGCTTTGAATATACACTCGCCACTGAGTTGACTGAGTTAGGTGCGGTTGATGTAAAAGAGAGTGTCGCCGGCGTATTTTTTAATGCGTCGCAGGAAACCTTATACCGCGTGCTGTTGTGGAGCCGTTTAGCGAGTCGTATTACCGTGGTGTTATACCAAGGTGCGTGTGATA
Proteins encoded in this region:
- the ihfA gene encoding integration host factor subunit alpha; protein product: MALTKAEMAEHLFETLGINKRVAKEIVEAFFEEVRLALENGEQVKLSGFGNFDLRDKNQRPGRNPKTGEDIPISARRVVTFRPGQKLKSRVEAANSKE
- the pheT gene encoding phenylalanine--tRNA ligase subunit beta, with product MKFSESWLREWVNPAISREELAHQITMAGLEVDGFEAVAGDFTGVVIGEVVECGQHPDADKLRVTKVNVGGDELLDIVCGAPNCRQGLKVCVAVVGAVLPGEFKIKKAKLRGQPSNGMLCSYSELGIDIESDGIIELPLDAPLGTDVREYLQLNDAVIDVDLTANRADCLGMVGLAREVGVLNRATVTAPTWEAVAPSHQETFAVDVQAPQGCPRYLSRVINSVDVSAATPDWMVEKLRRSGIRSIDPVVDITNYVLIEFGQPMHAFDKANLSGSLHVRLGNGEEKLTLLDGNEVTVPADTLVVADDKGSLALAGIFGGEHSGVNAETKDIVLECAFFAPLAIMGKARKLGLHTDSSHRFERGVDPEQQHKVMDRASRLVLEICGGEAGPVVEVKADEYLPTANEITLRRVKLDKLLGHHVPDSDVVEILERLGFAVTVIDAGWQVTTATYRFDMAIEEDLIEEIARIYGYNNIPNTAPVASLSMSEHRESDIKLTKVRSLLVARGFQEAVTYSFVDPKLQNLVHPEQAAMVLPNPISSEMSAMRLSLFTGLLTSVGYNQARQQNRVRLFETGLRFIPDSAAPMGVRQEPMLAAVIAGPQSDEHWALESKTVDFFDLKGDLEAIIGLTLSDAEFSFKVASHSALHPGQCAEITRNDQVIGYIGAVHPALEKPFGLNGKTIVFELSLDALLHASLPEAKPVSRFPANRRDIAVVVDEAVQAGDILSMIKKVGGNQLVGLNLFDVYRGQGVVEGKKSLAIALTLQDNARTLEEKEIAATVETVVSALKTEFNASLRD